The DNA window agtagcaccccacccccccgcgaCAACCCAACATGTCTTCAGACACTGCCAGCTGTcgcctgggtgggggggtggggggtggacaaaatcacccctggttgagaaccactgggttgAAAGATTTAAAGAACAGCCCAGGGATGGGGAATCCTCTGGAGCCTAGCACTAGGGGGCAACTGTTACCAGCCCATGCCTgaagggccaggggccagggccagCATCGCCAGGACTGAGCCAGGACTGCAGAGAACCAAGAATATGGGAGAGCCACCTAACAGGAGCTGCGGCCGCAGCCACTCACTCGGGCACTCAGAAGGCAGGGGGCCAGGGAGTCCAGGTGGTACTTCCAGGGTACAGAGAATGGCTCTGGGGACACACAGACAAAAACCAGCTGCAGGGCACAAATGCATCCATAGTGTAGAGTGAGCAGAGGGATTGGAATGAGCCCCCCTGAAGGGCCCGCACAGGGGACAGCTCTCCTGAACATCCTttgccctccccactcctgcgCCAACACTACTCTGGCTCTTTTCTAGCTGGTAAGTTGGAAGCCAAAGCAGCTCTGAACCAAGCCCTGGAGATGAAACGCCAAGGCAAGCGGGAGAAAGCCCACAAGCTCTTCCTGCACGCCCTCAAAATGGACCCAGACTTCGTGGATGCACTCAACGAGTTTGGCATCTTTTCAGAAGAGGACAGGGACATCATCCAGGCGGATTACTTATACACCAGAGCGTTGACCATCTCGCCCTACCATGAGAAAGCGCTGGTCAACCGGGACCGGACGCTGCCACTGGTCGAGGAGATCGACCAGAGGTATTTTAGCATCCTCGACAGCAAAGTGAAGAAGGTCATGTCCATCCCCAAGGGCAACTCCGCGCTGCGCAGAGTCATGGAGGAAACCTACTACCATCACATCTACCACACAGTCGCGATTGAGGGCAACACCCTCACCCTCTCGGAAATCAGGCACATCCTGGAGACTCGCTATGCCGTGCCAGGCAAGAGCCTGGAGGAGCAGAACGAGGTCATCGGCATGCACGCAGCAATGACATACATCAACACGACGCTAGTCTCCCGCATCGGGTCTGTCACCATCAGCGATGTGTTGGAGATCCATAGGCGGGTGCTCGGTTACGTGGATCCAGTGGAAGCTGGCAGGTTTCGGACGACCCAGGTCCTCGTGGGACACCACATCCCTCCCCATCCTCAAGATGTGGAAAAGCAGATGCAGGAGTTCATCCAGTGGCTCAACTCCGAGGACGCCATGAATCTGCACCCAGTGGAGTTTGCGGCCTTGGCCCATTATAAATTGGTTTACATCCACCCTTTCATCGATGGCAACGGAAGGACCTCGCGCCTGCTGATGAACCTCATCCTGATGCAGGCGGGCTACCCACCCATCACCATCCGCAAGGAGCAGAGGTCCGAGTACTACCATGTACTGGAGGTCGCCAATGAAGGCGACGTGAGGCCATTCATCCGCTTCATCGCCAAGTGTACGGAGACCACTCTGGACACCCTGCTCTTTGCCACAACAGAGTACCCGGTGGCACTGCCCGAGGCCAAACCCAACCACTCCGGGTTTAAGGAGACACTGCCTGTGAAGCCCTAACCCTGGAAATCCTCCCTTGGTGACAAGGGATGTCCCAAGGGGGGGGAAAACCCTTAGCATTTCTAGAAACCTAGTTGTCTCCTAAAGCaaatggagacagaaaaggaaCTTAAAACGTTCTTTACCTCCGaatgttttagttaaaaaaaaaaaaaaaaaaaaaacctaaattattAAGCCTTATCTCTAAGGTAACTTATAGTTCAGCccaagttattatttatttttctctttggggcCAGTAAATGTTGTGTGGCGTCTGTCTGCGCTGGTGTCCCTAAGGAGGGAGGCTTTGGGAGCATCAATGCTGTGTGTGTGACCAGAACACAGGTTCTGGAGCAGAATTTGCACTCAGGTGGGAAGAGGCCAGAAGTGTGATAGGAGGTCCAAAAGCCATAGGAGGAACTCCTCCAAATGTCCTGTGACTTGACCTGAGAGGTCAGTACTCTTGGGGAGAACCTGGTCCCGGTTTTGAGAAATGACTGAAAGCTTGCTTCTACGAAGAGGTTGGCGTTGTGACTAATTCTCACTGGTAGACCAGCAAACTTTtgagagatgaaataaaattaatgttgaCAACATTTCTAGTTAGATACCTTTCTCATTTCAAGGAAGTCCTTAAGTCATAGTTAGCTTGCACACTCTAGTGCCAGAGGCTGTTATGTTCCCTTATCAAGAATGTTTTTCTAATTAAGAGAATAGGGGAGTGGCCAGCTTGGTTTTCTCTGTGTATGAAATGTTTCTCGCACTTCGTTTGCAGCAACTCAGACCAGATGTTTTAGTCTACAAGTTCTCTGGGTTTGTCACGCAACTAAATCCTACTGCAGATCAGGTATTGTTCAAGTAGCCAAGTCTGCCCTCACCCCTGACTCTTGAGTTGAACATCTCGTGTAGGCAGACATTCAAGAACACATCCGAGAAAACAGTTGCCACGTCAACACCAAATTAGCATTTTTGATAATGAATTAGAGGGAGTTTCTACCAAACCAGGAAAAACCTTTCAGCCAGGCAGGATGTGCCCCTTTTGTCATGCAGTCTTCTCCACTTACTGACTtgacccccacctcccccagcccttgTACTGTCCCGTGTCCCCTCGGGGAAGCAGAAGAGATTGCCTTGGAGTGGCCTTATTTTTCTAGCATcttgtaaaatgataaaatgtcctATGTGATACGGCCAAGTTTCCAAGTCTTCATTCTATGGGAGAAGACCCTTTATCAATAGCATGTCGGTCCAGGTGCCGCGATGACCACTGCTGTGCTGCTCAGAGTCCAAAGGGCCACGGGTTCCTTTGCCAGTGACAGGGCCCGGGGACGTCCAACGCTGTCGTGCACTTTGTCAGGGTCGGAATGGTGGTGAACACATACAAAGTGTAGTCTCTGACTTGGGAAGTCATACCCTGACAGGAAGGAGGTCACTCTTCTGAGGTAGCAGATGTTTCTAAAGTTATTTAACTGTGTAACAGGCACAGAGTAGCTTTCTGAAAGATTAAGAAATCTTTGTGAAGTGGCCCCAAGGGATAGTTATTCAAacctttatgaaaaatatttgcatactCGTATGCTGCCATACGAGTTCAGGGCAGAGGGCTCTCTGCCCCTGAACTCTTCTATCGTCTTGGTTTTATAAGCACACCGAGGAAGCCTGACAGAAGTGCGTGATTTGTACGAGAGAGAAACGTGCACTTTAGCTCTGTTGTGAAGGATGTTATTTTAATAGATTACTGACtctaataaagtattttattacataaaggCCTGAGACTTTGCTGTCTTATTCAAACGATGTTCCCATCTGTCACAAGGATGAAGGAAGAATCCTTTCGGAACGTTAAGCCCTGTTTGTACTATAGTATGAGGCGCTCATTTCGACAGGGAGGTGAGACGGAACTGTGGGGGTAAGCGACCTACCTGCGCTGGCAGGCCTGAAGCACTGGTCTTCCGCTAACACGCCAGTAACGCAAATGGTGATTCGTGCTTCTCTCTACCATCAGTTCTTGATTTCCTGGGGAAAACACATAAACCCACTCACATGTTCCTGACAGTCCGTCTCTAGGACCGTCCACACCCTGAGCTCAAGTCCGAGCGGGTTCAATTCTGTAATGAGCCTGTGTTGACACGAGAAAGCATGAAGTGAGGGTAGAAGACTGGCCAACCCTGAGAGGAACGGCGAAACGTGCAGCAGCAGGAAGGAAGCCACGGCAGCCTGGACAGGTGAGGAGATACTCAGGGTTCCTCGGTGGCAGTTCCTGCTTGTCCCCAGTCCGCTCGCCCAACCAACAGGCTTCCAGGGGGCAGGGCTGAGTGCCCATTCCAAAGAACACAGGAGGGATCAGGGTTACAGCACACTTCTTCTGGCCACTACGTGAATTTAATTCACAACTAACACCTAACAAAAAATATCTTGTGAAACAGACAAGGTAGACGGGAACCATCAGATTAAAAGACTTCAGAGGTTTATCAACCAATCCTAacttcctgggggaggggggatgcacTTACAACAGGAAACTAGGAATTTGGATAGTTGAGGACTTGAAGGCATTATTGCTCATGTTTCTAGGAGTAATGATTAAACTGTGGCCTGGAGGGCCTTATCTCTTGGAGGCACTCGCTGCAGCCCCCCCCCATGGGGGGGGTGCTGCTGCCACCATGTCTGACACAGCCCACGACGTAACAGGGAGGACGGGGCGGCAGAGAAGAAGGCCCCTGTGCTAGACAGGGATGCTGAAGCTCAAGGACGGGCACATGAGTTCCTTTTGCTCTTTTGTCAATCAACACTTTTGGATGACACTTCCAATTTCCCGTTAAAAATGTAGTAAAAGCCTGGTgcacaaaaacttaaaaaccaaTTGAAGTGGGTTGATTTCTAGCACACATGAAAGCATTTCCTGATTTCTTCCCCCAGagtgtctttataaaaaagtCCTTTTCCCTACTGAACTGGCAACATGGCttttaaagcaataaatatttgataagagatgaaatgtaaaaaaaaaaaagcctagaagcTGAAGGGCCAAAATGCAGCAAAGTGAAGTTTAAAACTGAAGAAGACCCATCACAACTGACATGATTTAAATCAAAGGGACAACAGGATTTGACTTACAAAAGTTCTATTTACACATCTGTCAGGTAAGACAAGTGCACCCATTTCAAAATACATCCATGTTTGAATGCACATCTGAGTACCGTTCAGCAAGAAGTTTTGAAGAGAACTTCAGTTTAATAAACAAAGCTAAGTGGGGAGAATTTCAGTTTGCACTTGACATGGTatttaaacaaaaccaaagggCTGAAACTTAATATTTAGACAAAGAACACGGTTCACTAATCACTAGGCAAAGAAAATGGTCCACAGCAGGTGGCACACAGAACTCCCATATAAAACAAAGGTCACAAATATTTTGCTTTCAGGAAACATAAAACAAAGGATTGATgtgtcatttacaaatacataatataaaaacgCACAGCCCCCCCTTGAACAAAAATCCATCAAATGTTTTTTATGTGATTTCCCCTATCCCCACCACCCCTTTACTAAAATAGGCCATTCTGGTGAATTACTAGCATCTgccattttgtcttttaaaattaaaagagtgACGGGCACATGAGCTGTGCAGGCTGTAAGAGAAGTGTCTTATAAAAGAGAGTCAGAGCTGGCCGAAAACATTTGGACAAGCGGGTCTCAAAACGGTGTGTTTGAGTTTCACTTCTGTTTCTCACTCTATAAGACACAAAAATAGCTTAAGAAACTACACACTGGGCCCAACCCATGGAGTGATCATTTTCCTCCTATTGCCCTCAATATGAGGGAGTGCTTCAAGCCTCCTTCCTTGGACACCTCATCCCTTTCTAACCCCGAGGAAAATACGTAGGAGGGGTGCTGCCCCGGGCCCTTCCATACCCAGAGTATAGCTGGGTGCCGGGTGCTCTTCCTGGCCAGTGTGCAGTAAGGCATTTCCCTTCTAAGGAGTCACGTTCACTTTCTCAGAAGCAACTTGGCAAAATCAGCATTGGACATCTTGGGTGCCTCGGCTGCTGAGGCGGTGACCACCGGCTGCGGGGCAGGGCCGTTCTCGGCCTGGGCGGCTGTCTCGCTCGGGCGCTGCAGGGCTCGGGGCAGCAGGGAGAGCTGGGTTCTCCCCTTCCCCCgcctggaagaacaaacactggaTGTACGCTTGCAAAGCAACCATTCGCGGCCCCTGGCTTTATTTGCGAAAATAAGCCAGGATGGTCTTTAACCACCCAAAGCTACAAAGTGAAGACCATACTTTCCGGGCTCATTTCTGTAGTTTGTTAGTAGAGAAGTTTCTCGAAATGTGCAGAGTACCAAGTTAAGAGGTGAAGAGTAAAAACCAGAAAAGGGAGATGATCCCTGTTCTCTGTGACTCTAATATGCAAAAACCAGTTTAACAAACTGCCGTTTTCACAATCTTGGCAAAGACCAACCCTGTGCAACAGTCACACATAGGGTGGACACAAATGCTATCCTCTTTTCAGACCTCACCAAACCACCTCACGATTTTGCAGTCTCCTTCCTACCAGGTGAAAAGCTAGCTCTTCTGATTATAGCCAGTGTAGACTACCCCGGCAAGCATGCGGTTGTCAGGTTCTGAATCCACACGTATGGATTCTACTGCCaaagaagactttaaaataatcattgcCTAGAAACCAAGTGACCTCAGATAAATCACATGTGTAAACTGGCAAACACCAGGAAGGGTTGCACTTCCGGGCTTGCACTCTGCAGGGAGCTGCTCTGGGGAGTGACAGTGAGCATCCCCAGGAACAGCAGGCCCTGGCTTCCCGCCCCAGCTCACTGCACTAGCAGGACACGAATCCACCGCGGTGCTGGCCAGGGCCGAGTTCGGGCAGGGTAGCATGCACACACTTACGCTCCATAAATCTGCCGAGGCACCATGGCGCCACCTGGAGCTTTCCTTGCCTCTGGCTTCTCTGGAACCTTCCTCTGAGGGGGATTGCTGATGGCCACTTTGATGACATTGTCTTTGATAGTCATGCCATCCATCTTCAGTACAGCCTGTGATGCCTGGGACTCATTTTCATACTCCACATAGGCCAGGCCCTGTAGGAGGCAAGATCCAAAGCCGGATCAGGTGTGGCCGAGCCAGGACCCAACTTCCTGCCTCAGTCCAGAAGCCAGTACCTGGCAGGCAGCCCAACATCAGgttcccttccccaccaccaccatcctttGGCTATAGGTTTATGCACTGGCCCTACCCTCCCTGTTTCTGCAACTGACTGTAACTTCACATAACCTTTGTGAGGTCAGCGTACCTTGTGcttgctccaaaaaaaaaaaaaaaaaaaggaaaaggtaagaaaagatAGGGAGGGGAAGTGGGACAGACAGACCAGTATAAATGCAGCAAGAGCAAACGAATGAGGCAGCTGGACACAGGGTGAGCCCTCATGTCTGGGCCCTGGCCCCTCCTTACTTCATGCTCTTCAACTCTCCATCAACCCAGAGGGCTGGGGGAAAGGCAGGTAACCCAAACTCATGCCTAAACAACTACTCAGAATGTGGTACGAAAAGGATTTCACAGGACACTGAGGGGAGCTAGCGGGAGGACGTGATGGGGTCTCAGACTGGAGGAGGTGCCTGGAGGCCTAGTGAAGAGGCAAGTCTGGGCAGGAGGGTGCACACAGCTAGCGGTCTGCACTGTGGCCCCTGCTAATTCGTGGGAAGTTTTCTTTCCCCCAATGCCCtattatttttagtataattaGAAACAGGTTAATCTGACTCCAAATGCACATAGAGCCAAGTGTCCCTATTGTCTGTTGTTTCTCAGCAAACAAGGAAGCCACTCAGAACCTAATAATCTGAACAGATGGAGAACTAGGTTTGCCCAAGCCTCAGGAGGCTAACATTGTCTGCGCAGACGCTGACCTTCGGTTTGCCTGCCCGGTTGGTAACCAGCCTGATGTCCTTCACGGTGCCATGAGCCTTACAGATCTCTTCTAGTTCCTCTTTAGTGCAGGAAAAAGGCAGGCCTGATACAAACAGCTTGTGTTTCTCCAGGGCAGTGCTGTACCTAAACACCtacaggaagaagagagggaaacagTCAAACTCCCATGGCCCGGCCCAGCGCACCATACTACAGCCGGTACCAGACTCGGCCACAGGCCTCACCCCAGCCAGAGACCAGAGCCAACTCTGGGTGCTGCAACTGTTAACAGGGtcaccctgggcaagtcacttaacttctcaaAGTGCCCCCTTTCTGCCccggaacatggcagggatgaaAGCCACTATTCTCAGAGTTAGGGTGAGGATCTGACAAGGTAATAGAGTAAATACTCCGCATGACCCCTTGCCACTCCCTCAACGTTCAGTGGCAAGTAGCCATCAttgtaatttctaattttctcatCACTTGTCAACTAGGGCGAGCTCAAAGTGACCAAGCCCTGAGTCAGGACCTCACCTACCCAGCTCAGAACAGACCCTGGTTAACGTGTGAGTCTAGTTCTTAACAGACTACAGATATTCCATGTAGATTCTAAATGTTAGCTGCTGCAGGCAAAAAGCATTCAGGAACCCGACATGAAAGGCGTTTTCTGCACAGACCCACCTTGAAATCAGGATTTTTGCTCTTATCCACACAGGGGGAAACAAACATCGGCCTCCCTTCTACAGTCTTCCGGTCCAACTGCAGCGCCTGCAGGGCCGACTTCTCCTCTTTAAACTCCACATAGCAGTAGCCTCGGAAATCGCCCCGGTTGCTGAAGATGGGGCGGATCTCTGCCACCTCCCCACAGGCCTCGAAGAGCGGCCGGAGTGTCACAGCCGGCTCGCCCATGCTGTAGGGCAGGTTGCTGACGAAGACGGTGATGCTGTCCTTGCTGCTGTCATGGGGCACCCTGGGCACGTCCCTCTTGAGGGCGGCcgccctctccttctgcttggaGGGGGGGTCAACGTCTACAGGTGCACTCTTCCCAAAGAGTCCTGTTTCTGCCTCCAGGCCCTGTGCTTCCCCGGCTGGAGGAGTGCTGTTCTCCACC is part of the Zalophus californianus isolate mZalCal1 chromosome 14, mZalCal1.pri.v2, whole genome shotgun sequence genome and encodes:
- the FICD gene encoding protein adenylyltransferase FICD, whose product is MTLMLMASVMAVTEPKWVSVWGRFLWVMLLSMVLGSLLALLLPLGALEEQCLTMLEGFYLLRSKLDRVQHAVTKCSSPSTELSVTSRDTPPLAVKTKASPAGKLEAKAALNQALEMKRQGKREKAHKLFLHALKMDPDFVDALNEFGIFSEEDRDIIQADYLYTRALTISPYHEKALVNRDRTLPLVEEIDQRYFSILDSKVKKVMSIPKGNSALRRVMEETYYHHIYHTVAIEGNTLTLSEIRHILETRYAVPGKSLEEQNEVIGMHAAMTYINTTLVSRIGSVTISDVLEIHRRVLGYVDPVEAGRFRTTQVLVGHHIPPHPQDVEKQMQEFIQWLNSEDAMNLHPVEFAALAHYKLVYIHPFIDGNGRTSRLLMNLILMQAGYPPITIRKEQRSEYYHVLEVANEGDVRPFIRFIAKCTETTLDTLLFATTEYPVALPEAKPNHSGFKETLPVKP